The genomic segment GCTTCGGGATCGCGGCGACGCTCGATTTCCTCCGCCGCCGGGCCGGGGGACCGGGCGCGCGGCGCCGGGCTCCGGCGGTTCGGCGGCGTCGCCGGCGCGCGACCTAGAAAAAGAGAGCGGCGACCGCGGCCGGGTCCGCCGGAGCGATGCGGGAGAGGGCGAACGTCTCGCGCGCATGAGCGGGGTTCGAGACGCCGACGAGCGCCGAAGTCACGCCCGCCGCCGACCGGGGGAGCTGGAGCGCTCGCCGCGCCCCGGCGGGAACGTCCGCGAACAGCTCGTCGATCTGAGGTGGGAGGTCCGCCTCGACCAGCCTTCCCTGCAGGATCGAGGCGGACGCGAAGAGCGCCAGCCCGAAGTCCGACGCGGCCGCGGCGAGCGGCACGGTCCTTCCGCGGGAAGCCTGCGAGGGAAACGCGATCGCCTGCGGCATCGCGAGATTCACGGGGGCCTGAACGGCGGCGAAATGGTTTCCTTCGCCGGCGACGTCCCGGGCCGCCGCGGCGATTTCGGCGAGCGAGAGGTGCGCCGGGTGGGTGGCGGGCACGCGGAGAGCGTCCCACGTGGCGACGCCCCAGGCGCCGATCCGTCCTTCCTGGACCGCCTTCTCGAGCACCTCGATCGCCCGGCGGAGGCGTCCCGCGAACGCCGGCCGGCTGACCGCCTGGAGCTGGGTCTCGGGATTGTGGAGGTAGTAGAGATCGATGGTCGCGAGGCCGAGGTTTCGCCGGCTGAGCTCGATCATTTCGCCGAGGAACTGCGGCGCGATCGCGTGGCATCCGGCGGCGAGGTCGGGCGCGGAGAGGATCCCCGTGTCGAAGAACGTCTCCTGGACCTGTGCGTCGGGGGCGCGCGGATCCTGGCTGTCGTAGGGAAGGAATCCCCCCTTCGTCGCGACGAAGATTTCGTCGCGCGCGCCGGCGCCGCGCGCGATCGCGCCGGCGACCGCGCGTCCCACGGCGCGCTCGCTCCTCTGCCCGCGGTAGTTGACCGCCGTGTCGAGCACGTTCACCCCGAGCCC from the Thermoanaerobaculia bacterium genome contains:
- a CDS encoding aldo/keto reductase, with protein sequence MIDGRATPEGTARFAGRFRAAPSHFRQAPDGPTLSSIGLGTYLGEENDDTDRGFEESIGVALGLGVNVLDTAVNYRGQRSERAVGRAVAGAIARGAGARDEIFVATKGGFLPYDSQDPRAPDAQVQETFFDTGILSAPDLAAGCHAIAPQFLGEMIELSRRNLGLATIDLYYLHNPETQLQAVSRPAFAGRLRRAIEVLEKAVQEGRIGAWGVATWDALRVPATHPAHLSLAEIAAAARDVAGEGNHFAAVQAPVNLAMPQAIAFPSQASRGRTVPLAAAASDFGLALFASASILQGRLVEADLPPQIDELFADVPAGARRALQLPRSAAGVTSALVGVSNPAHARETFALSRIAPADPAAVAALFF